AAGCCGAACCGGATCAGAAATAATACTAACGTCCTATGTGTAACACCCAGTCAAAGAATGCGTCAGTGACGAGATCCACCGTATCACCGATTGACTCACCGTGAATCTCAAGTCGGTCCGCAATGCTCTGTAACGTACCCATATCTGCCCGGTGAAACCAGTGCCAGGCCTCGCGTGGTTCGTTGAATCGATATCCTGCGAACTCATAACGATTTTCCATCGCCGTTG
The window above is part of the Gammaproteobacteria bacterium genome. Proteins encoded here:
- a CDS encoding hypothetical protein (Evidence 5 : Unknown function) codes for the protein MVLQVLFRSNLYTITGGHMEPHDEQGTTQQEPTAMENRYEFAGYRFNEPREAWHWFHRADMGTLQSIADRLEIHGESIGDTVDLVTDAFFDWVLHIGR